One Phyllopteryx taeniolatus isolate TA_2022b chromosome 3, UOR_Ptae_1.2, whole genome shotgun sequence genomic window, TCTCGTTGGAGTATGTATTTTGACAATGTGATACCTGGGAAGCAGTTTTAAACTGCGGGGGGAGTAATGCTCCGAACGTTCTGGATATTCCGTACCAGACTTTGCTAAATACGTCTCTCTcgctcccctcctcctcctcctcctctcgtctctttttctttcatttctttttttgtgttgcagaTATCCGTTTGTCCTGTCCAAGAGTTCTATGTATTCCGTGGGCGCTCCCCACACCTGGCCTCAGGCGCTGGGCGCCCTCATGTggttgattgacactgtcaaggTGGTTGTATttaaagaaaaggaaaaggTTCCTTGGGTATTTGGAATTTTAGATGACATCTCTGCTCCGTGTCGCCAGAACCTCACAAGCCAGACCCACCAAGATCTTCTATTCATGGACTTCAGCGAAGAAGGGGACAACATTGATAACAGCGCAGATTACAACAGGGTACGCTACTTTGATTTTTACTGACAGGACAATTCATACAGCCATCCGTTTTCTAGAGCTCATGTCcccattagggttgtgggtgagccggagcctgtcccagctgactttgggcaagaggtggggaggtgcacccttgactggtcgccagtcaatcccCGGGCACAAACCTATGAACAGTTTAGAGCAGGGTTGGGCAAACTTGTACTCAAGTGCcgtattttatttgtaagacAAGATAGATGTGTCAGGTACAAAATAGTTCAGTTTGATAAAAGAATTAATTCttctcaaaattaaaaaaaatctatttaatgaCACGTTTTATTTTACCAGTATTtttgtatacatacatattgcTACCAAgagacaataaaaataacaatttagtgagccaaataaatacaaaataaatgtaaataaataaataataaaaacataataataataataatacattttaattcaccAATTTTAGCCCTCCCCACTCCAAAGAaaagccatactttgcccatTCCGAATTCCGagtctaacatgcatgtttttggagtgtgtgAGGGAGCAAGAGTATCCATAGAAAAGCCACCCAAGCGAAGGGgagtccacacaggaagacatcgagtgagatttgaacccaaaatctcagaactatgaggcagacttgctaaccaaTTGCCCCACCGTGCTACCCACTGGAGAACTCATTTACGTCCTCTTAAGATCCAATAGAAGAGCTGTATGTTTACAAATCCATTCACTGATTTAGATCCCAGGAGGCGAACTTATTAACAGTCGGCTACCATCTCCGCTGCGCGCTGTGATTAATTCATGGAAAACGCTCTCCCGTCCGCAGCTCTTCCTCGAAAACACAGCAACTGCATACGCCAAATTCATGCAGGGCGTGGACACCTACGAGGAGGACGACGAGGCCTTCATTTCGGAGCTCAGTAAGCTCTTTTTGACGCAATTAGATCACTGTATCTATATTTGCGAAATCGGATGTTATgtttcagtatgtgtgtgttggtgtgtctTTGATCGTGTGCGTGCATTGGGTCGGTGTCTTCATGTGCGTTTGTGCGCGTGCTTTCGCAGAGAAGATGTGCAACTATGACGAAGAGGTGCTGGCTGCCATGGAGGAGAAGCACAGGGTGCTGACGGAAGAGGTACAACGACTggagaaggaaaacaaaaaggtcATTATCACACAATTAAGACATTTGATTGTGACTTCAATTTCATGTATGGAATGTTTCATCAAGTATATGATCACGGGCAATAGTGACTGAAAGTTGATTTGCAGTTTTATCAAGATGACCAGCAAACGCATCCCTTTCCCCCAGCAGGACCGTCTCGAGGCCAAGAGGATGGAGAAGATGAAGCTGCAGTTGGACCTCCAGAAGCTGCGTGAATATCACGTCAATCTGGAGACTTTCCAAGCAAACTTGGAGAAAAAGGACTTGGAGCTGCACGATGGGCTCAACCTTGCTGGTAAATGGAAGTCACATCAAAATACCCTCTCTCCTCCTTGTTTTCGACTTACCTGTAGAGTGTAACAgccttttttgttatttgtacaaatgcatttttcccgTATAATGTTCCCAATGTTTTTGCACAGATAAACTGCATTACTTaatgtaatacagtatgtattgtaatttataataatttacCTTATTTCCATACTGTAGTGGCCAGGGTTATCTACTCAACCGCAGCTGAGGAGGATCAGTATATTTATTCCcctacaaatgcatttttggaaTAATACTAAATGGTGCATaccaatactgtatatataaactTCAAGTacagtttaaaatgaaataacgGGTaaattatttactacaaatgtatgttttattatactgtatccACGCCAGTGACATAGTGGCcggcatatacagtacatcagtaTAGTtctacaaatgcatttttggaaTAATGCTAAATGCTACACAGTTGCATACTAATACCGTATAGATAAAGTCAAAGTACAGTTTCAAATGAAAGAGTGGGAAAATGATttctttacaacaaataatgtatcttttaaTATATCTACTCCAGTGACCAGAGGCATGCAGAGACGGGGAGCACATGGAACAAGAGTTTGTAATGTCTTAGCATAGCACTGCAGGTTATTGattaaaacagaataagaaAGGACATTTGCCTTAAGAACACCAAGAATTGAAGTTTCTAGTAACCCTGCGCACCAGAAAACGATAACTACCAATCAGGTCAGTCATACATGTTATATTACATTATAGTAATAAtgctaatagtgtcttaaaaatcacttacagacgctcctctgtcatttttggcaatttCTTTTACTGGCCCAACAGTGCGTccatctgcaacaaatgtccgtgtggtgaacatggacagtggccaaatggttccggGTAGCGCAAATTATTATCGATATCTCCTCGAGGCAGAATTTTTTGCGGCAGAGTTAgccgatttttatttatttattattttttttcttcccgcaCAGCCCTCTtataatttttgtgacatttttggtaGTGGGCCGTGAGACCtttgtattgtaaaataaacaccGATCTAAACAATGTGTGGTTATGCTTATGTTGAGAAGGATAAATGCAGAAGGGATTTTACTCCTTCCTACCTCATTACCCAACCAATGGAGGTCACTCGCAATCCAGACCCTACTAATTTGCCAGTTGCAATTGAAACCAAAATAAGCAGAAGTGCTTTCAcccatttaaataaatgaacatttcatTCAACTCTTCATTTTATCCTTCCGCTCTTCAGTCAACACTCTGGAGTCTCTGAATGTTGAGCAGGCCGAGCTGCAAAAGATCCTGGAAAACCAAAAGTACACACCGGCCGACATCGAGAGGATCAACCAGGAGAAGCGGGAGCTTCTGCAGGCCATCGCCAGTCACGGCAAGTCTCTGGAGCAAGCCGAGCAGCACAAGTGGAGCGAGGAGATCACGCTGGCCAAAGTGAAAGAGAAGGTATTCCTGTTCAGTGACGACACACATCAGGTGTTCAAAGGTTCAGTGTGCGGCTCCGATGAAAGCTGAAACTTCTGAGACAACcgcaacagtccagttgcgatcaattCCTGAGAAAGTCCAACATGcatttttcaaactgctagcaagatttgtatctagcctccctccctcccaacACCTGCCTCCTTGGACGTCTGCCCAAAGAAAGACCTCCAGCTCGCTAACCATGTCAAGCATGAAATGTTACCAGTttgatgatgtattttttttaaatgtgcaatcAATTAAAAACGTAAGAGTGGTAATCAACTCACGCGACGACCCGGTAAGAATGGCGACGTCACCGTTCATTCGCCTGCGCCGGTGGTTTTCCCAAGCCCAGCAATATGCAGCCATCCGCATAAATGACGATTGGCTTCCATCTGATATGAAAGCTGTGACTTGCTGTCACTGCCAAAATCAACAAAGTCTCTCCTTTTCTGTATTCCAGGCTGAGTTGAAGCTTAACAAGTACCACAAGCTGGCTCGCAAGTTGAAGCTGATACCGATGTCTGCTGAGAATGCCTGTGGCCATGACTTTGAACTCAGGCCTTTTGAATGTGGACCCGGGAACATCCAGCTCAAGTCACAGACACAGGTACTCAATGGATTCGCTCCCATGTGATACTTTGGTCTACGTTACTTTTGCCCTTAACGGCTTTGCGTGTCACTCTGTAGCATCTTAAAAAGCTAATCCTTGACTTGGAGGAGGATCGCAGCCGACTGTCCAATGCCAAGTTCAGCCTGGAGGAGTCTTGTGAACAGGTGAAAGAAACCGTTTCTCACGCCTTTTGTTGGGCTACAAACATTATTTTCTGATCTAaactcatttttcaaatgtgagcGAGCTCACAcatgatgatgaaaaaaatggatgtgttcttactgctcttGTTGTGTGCGGTGTGCACGAGATAACCAACactgaacattttaaataccgAAAGAGTTTAAAagaaacattcaataaatgttcccttaacacaaaaacatatttttatttaaataccccaaaaataacctacataaaaaaaaatacccccaaaatccaaagcaaaaataaaaatatcttggATCATGCAAATGTGTGACGCTGCCTGCCCTCAAATGTCAACGTTGAACTTTCCCAGCAAATGTTATCTCATGGTAGCAAAAGGTTCGTCCTCTGTCAGTGGGACTACAGTACACTAAAACTACTACTTTATAATGTAGCAGTGTTGAGGATACACATTGAGTAATAGCTCCTTCATTCCTGCTTTAGTTGAACTCCAACATCTTGGACAAGGAGAACGACCTAAAGCAGCTGAAAGAGCAGATCCGCAAGGTAGATGAGCGCTTGGAGGCCAGCCAGAAGGTATGAATTCCACCGGCCACTTCGAACAGATGTAATAAGCGCCTTCTGATCTATGGGCTATACTCGGCTTTGTACGTGCAGGAGCTGGCCCGAGAGACCCAAGAGTGGGCAGCGGAGTTGGAGACGGTCGAGAGTAATCGCAATCTGCTTGAGGAGAAGGTCAACTGTGGTTATGACGACGCTGTGCAGCAGCATAAGGCGCTGCAGCAAGAGTGAGTGGCTCGCACGGTGGACACTTGATTAGGTTTGCAAGAGCTGTGTCAAAGTCGAGGCGCACTTTTGAACAACACTATTGAATTTATAGGTATTTAACAATATTCGAAACACCTCTCAAACAGTTTCAATCAATTCTATTTCACGTATACACGTTTATACATTAATACAAAAAGTGTTATAAAACAGAAAGCATTATCTTTGTGAAGGTAGAATTTTTGACATGGCTTTTATCTTGGATCTCGTCAGATTGCAGGTGTCCTTTTGGTTATTAGCATTTTCATATTTGACCTACCAGCATGTGCAGAGTTTAAATCAGGGATGAGCAACTTAAGTGACGGAGGGGGCAATCATTTTTCATGAGTGCTACCAGGAGGCCACAGGACTGCACACATCCTAACCAGATGAATGCCATTTTAAGTATGGTCAAAATATGTGcgcattactgtttttttttttttttttttatcaatcaatGTACATTACACTATTTATAAAAGATCCGCTCTACAATAACAAGGatttaaagcaaacaaaacaaaaaaacaccccccACCACACCAGACCGCGAATATCAAACATCTACAGATCGTTGATGCCCAGTACAATTGCACTgggaaaataatgtattttttaaaatatatatacaccaaAGATTCTTGAATCATCGGGGATAAGctgccaataagtgttttcgggattggttccccccaaaaaatctaagaaaaatggaaaaaaaagcaggcaGGACAAAAGaaatccacaaataggtgaatccacagGTGCCGAACCCCGATTATGCATGGGTCTACTGTAGTCCCTTACATTTATTTTCGTGTGCAATtgccaaaaggtgagtttaGTGACTTAATACAGTTTATGTAAAGTGCTATTGCGTTCGTTTTATATACAAGAAAACCCTGGAGGGGCATCGCACTTGTGGGGAATGTACTGTTGGTGTTTCTGCATGGTAGTGTTTCAGACATTGTAGTCTGGCTGGAACTTGAAAGTAGCTCTGGATCTTCTCCCAGCCCCGTGACATAATGATCGCTATCATGTCATGGGGTAGAGAAACACAGTGTGGAGGCAATTATTATGTAACTGGAGAGAAGGGATCACTTACGGACAGGACACACTTTCAGAAACAAGCCACAAGAAAAGAgacatttacttttttgttcaatttcacaCTTAATTGGTGGGCAGGAACCAACGAGTGTATTTGTGTACAAGAAattgaaaagtacattttccaaaacGTTTCCTTTAAATAAACACTTGTGTCCTTGAGGTACCATCTGGTTCTGCTGGAGACCACAGAGGAGAGGCGAACTGTCGCCAACAACCTCACGAGCGTCTTCACCACGGCAGCAGACCACCTGTCCAAAACCGAGGTAACTCGCTCGTGTTGCTGCATTTGCAAGTTTGATCCTTTTAGCACACCTTGGAAGCCGGCGCCAGTGTCTTAAGTGCTGTCTTGTGCCGCAGAATTTTCTGCTGGAGGTGCACAGCCACATGCCGCACCTGTTTGCGAAGGCAATGGAGGACGACGAGAAGGCCGTGAAGGACCTGAAGGAGATGCTAAAGTACTTCAGGTCGAAggttaaaaaagcaaaaaactaaAGTTAAGTCACCAGTttagagggttttttttttggcgcttCAAGTGTTTTTgatgttttgtgtgttctgTTGACTGTTCAATTTGTATTAATAAAGAGTTTGAAATATGATATCTGTATCTGAGTTTGGGTTTTTCAGCCTCACCACACTTAAGAGGACAGCACACACCAATGTGAATGctccttttattttcatttcatggaTCTGTCGCTGATGAATTCCTCTGGGcctcatcatttttttgtgggtggTGAATCCAGAGgaatttttcatttgtattcaaatggaacattatGAGACTTTAGTCAAacgtccttccatccatccattttctgtgccgcttatcctcacgagggtcacgggtgtgctggagcccatcccagctatcttctggtcgccagtcaatcgcaggccacatagaaacaaacaaccattcgcactcacgttcaacctacgggcaatttagattcttcaatcaacctaccacgcatgtttttgggatgtgggaggaaaccggagtacccggagaaaacccacgcaggcacggggagaacttgcaaactccacacaggcagggcggggattcgaaccccggtcctcagaactgtgaggcagacgattgCCTCATAGTTGTGACTTTCTGGGTTGGAATCTCAGctcgggccttcctgtgtggagtttgcaggttctttctgtgcttgtgtggcttttctgcgggtgctccagcttcctcccacattcccaaaaatatgcatgttatgttcattgaagactaattaATCCATAGGTGTAAATTTGAATGTTATATAGTtacagtggcggcacggtggccgactggttagagcgttagcctcacagttctgaggtgcggggttcaatccccgtccccgcctgtgtggagtttgcatgttctccccgtgcctgcgtgggttttctccgggcactccggtttcctcccacatcccaaaaacatgcattaattggagactctaaattgcccgtaggcatgactgtgagtgcgaatggttgttagtttctatgtgccctgcgattggctggcaaccagttcagggtgtaccccgcctcctgcccgatgacagctgggataggctccagcacgcccgcgaccctagtgaggagaagcggctcaaaaaatggatggatggatagttacagtggacccctgcatatgTGTGGTTCAgcacccgcggattcacctattcatggatttctaaatatgttttggggggagaaaacgCTTATTGTATATTCCtgtttattcaagaattttcgGGGTTATTTTCCCTCCCCCCCAATGTAATTATAATgtcaattatttgtggatttttgcaGTCGAGCGGTCCCTCGTCCCTGGGTCCAGTGTGTTACAGGCGATTGTAGCACCCAAGTGGTTTACAAGCTGTCATTTCAAGGTACGATTTAAACCTATTGTATACTTTAAGACAAAAAAGCAGCATGGTTGTTTTGTCAAGAATTGTCATGCTGAGCTGTGTAGAGCGTGCTGATCTAGCCTGCCGTTCTGTTTTTGTCGTGGGAAATTGACCTTGCGTCAATTCAGGAAGTGTGTGAAAGCGGGTGGGGTTGGGGGACATTTAGAAAGTGCAACAATTGTTTTGACAGATGTAATGAAGTGATGGTGAAGGGCTCCGTGGGGAGCgacgaagaaaaaaagtgatggataacttccactctgtgtgtgtgtgtgtgtggggggggcatgttgataaaatgttgactttcaatttgtatttatgatgctttgcaaacatttgcatttatcaTTTAGGAAGGACAGCCATTTTATTTTGAGAAACTCCATTTTGTAGGGGCTCAAAGGTATTGGACGTAATTGTCGTCCGCTTGTTTGTGGCTCTGgcttcacttttgttttttttgctcattgAGTTTTAGATCAGGCCACTGAAGACTATATTGTTTGCCTTCAAAATGTCTTGTTGCTTTTTGACTCTACCATTGCAGAATATTATCTTGGTTTGCCTTCAACTAAGTCTTGAATTGCTTTCTTGACTTTAGAAATCTTGACTAAATCTTACAAGCATGGCCAATGGGCATAGAAGAACATTTGCCTTTAAAGTCTTGAGTTGCTTCCTGAATCTGCCATTGAAGGCTATATCATGCAGATACTCtgcattaaatgtttttatcgTGAACATAGAAAGTGAAGACTGTAAGACTAAAAAACAAGCAATACCTAAAGTATAATCGTGCCAatttgtccaaatacttttgagcAACCCAAAATAGCTACCGTGCATAAAATGTCACCCAATCTCAAAcaattgactgtttttttagttaatgaagacaaaactgaaggcAGCAAGATTGACAAACAAGCAGAACATGAAGTGAAGGctaaggttattttttttttttttacaatt contains:
- the ndc80 gene encoding kinetochore protein NDC80 homolog, with the protein product MERGRMSRAAGRQSELPMRGQNSNRMSTAYTTPRSEKPSMGKLSMSKPLSQTSEQRTSFFGQRTSGASMPRSSSIYGFGGPEKLKDARPLHDKAYVQQCIRRLHEFLTDQGYNVSPKTLQSPSTKEFVKIFEFIYRQLDPTFEMPNSKVEEEVPALLKSLRYPFVLSKSSMYSVGAPHTWPQALGALMWLIDTVKNLTSQTHQDLLFMDFSEEGDNIDNSADYNRLFLENTATAYAKFMQGVDTYEEDDEAFISELKKMCNYDEEVLAAMEEKHRVLTEEVQRLEKENKKDRLEAKRMEKMKLQLDLQKLREYHVNLETFQANLEKKDLELHDGLNLAVNTLESLNVEQAELQKILENQKYTPADIERINQEKRELLQAIASHGKSLEQAEQHKWSEEITLAKVKEKAELKLNKYHKLARKLKLIPMSAENACGHDFELRPFECGPGNIQLKSQTQHLKKLILDLEEDRSRLSNAKFSLEESCEQLNSNILDKENDLKQLKEQIRKVDERLEASQKELARETQEWAAELETVESNRNLLEEKVNCGYDDAVQQHKALQQEYHLVLLETTEERRTVANNLTSVFTTAADHLSKTENFLLEVHSHMPHLFAKAMEDDEKAVKDLKEMLKYFRSKVKKAKN